In the Paroedura picta isolate Pp20150507F chromosome 15, Ppicta_v3.0, whole genome shotgun sequence genome, one interval contains:
- the RNF223 gene encoding RING finger protein 223 isoform X1, which produces METAALLSSRLRRNTGWDSVMSCITQIWQTEVPESPPMSPVSPIPAAPGEIPIPLSPIVITSPAVSSPAEGRPRVCSPIRSPVDGKLRLGSPTDKPTSPIECSICFNTYDNLFKTPKVLECQHTFCLECLARLTAALPANRVEDQLPCPFCRQLTEIPLEGPPGLRTSKELLATLPPELQREKVIWMEGTKLCCRQSSDPENPDCISIDVSLSKPDVPELPPDTFMGRLSRCAMCDDWKRIVLLSALIIILFCIILWPVQCVLKTGNLRCFTRTYTMTKPYIPYHPPTTMAPTTTAASLDPLW; this is translated from the coding sequence ATTCCGTCATGTCCTGCATCACCCAAATATGGCAAACGGAAGTGCCCGAATCTCCCCCCATGAGCCCCGTGAGCCCCATCCCCGCCGCCCCGGGTGAGATCCCAATCCCCCTCAGCCCGATCGTGATCACCTCGCCGGCGGTCAGCTCTCCGGCAGAAGGGAGGCCCAGGGTGTGTTCCCCGATCCGGTCTCCGGTGGACGGCAAGCTGCGGCTCGGCTCTCCCACGGACAAGCCCACCTCCCCGATCGAGTGCTCCATCTGCTTCAACACCTACGACAACCTCTTCAAGACGCCCAAGGTGCTGGAGTGCCAACACACCTTCTGCCTGGAATGCCTGGCCCGCCTGACCGCCGCGCTGCCCGCCAACCGCGTGGAGGACCAGCTGCCGTGCCCTTTCTGCCGGCAGCTCACCGAAATCCCGCTCGAAGGGCCGCCGGGGCTGCGGACGAGTAAGGAGCTCCTGGCCACCCTGCCGCCGGAACTCCAGCGGGAGAAGGTCATCTGGATGGAAGGCACCAAGCTGTGCTGCAGGCAGTCTTCCGACCCGGAGAACCCCGACTGCATCAGCATCGACGTGAGCCTCAGCAAACCGGACGTCCCGGAGCTGCCGCCCGACACCTTCATGGGGCGGCTGTCGCGGTGTGCCATGTGCGACGACTGGAAGCGCATCGTCCTCCTGTCGGCGCTGATCATCATCCTTTTCTGCATCATCCTCTGGCCGGTTCAGTGCGTCCTGAAAACGGGCAACCTCCGGTGCTTCACTCGGACTTACACGATGACCAAGCCGTACATCCCATATCACCCGCCCACCACCATGGCCCCGACAACGACGGCGGCTTC
- the RNF223 gene encoding RING finger protein 223 isoform X2: MSCITQIWQTEVPESPPMSPVSPIPAAPGEIPIPLSPIVITSPAVSSPAEGRPRVCSPIRSPVDGKLRLGSPTDKPTSPIECSICFNTYDNLFKTPKVLECQHTFCLECLARLTAALPANRVEDQLPCPFCRQLTEIPLEGPPGLRTSKELLATLPPELQREKVIWMEGTKLCCRQSSDPENPDCISIDVSLSKPDVPELPPDTFMGRLSRCAMCDDWKRIVLLSALIIILFCIILWPVQCVLKTGNLRCFTRTYTMTKPYIPYHPPTTMAPTTTAASLDPLW; encoded by the coding sequence ATGTCCTGCATCACCCAAATATGGCAAACGGAAGTGCCCGAATCTCCCCCCATGAGCCCCGTGAGCCCCATCCCCGCCGCCCCGGGTGAGATCCCAATCCCCCTCAGCCCGATCGTGATCACCTCGCCGGCGGTCAGCTCTCCGGCAGAAGGGAGGCCCAGGGTGTGTTCCCCGATCCGGTCTCCGGTGGACGGCAAGCTGCGGCTCGGCTCTCCCACGGACAAGCCCACCTCCCCGATCGAGTGCTCCATCTGCTTCAACACCTACGACAACCTCTTCAAGACGCCCAAGGTGCTGGAGTGCCAACACACCTTCTGCCTGGAATGCCTGGCCCGCCTGACCGCCGCGCTGCCCGCCAACCGCGTGGAGGACCAGCTGCCGTGCCCTTTCTGCCGGCAGCTCACCGAAATCCCGCTCGAAGGGCCGCCGGGGCTGCGGACGAGTAAGGAGCTCCTGGCCACCCTGCCGCCGGAACTCCAGCGGGAGAAGGTCATCTGGATGGAAGGCACCAAGCTGTGCTGCAGGCAGTCTTCCGACCCGGAGAACCCCGACTGCATCAGCATCGACGTGAGCCTCAGCAAACCGGACGTCCCGGAGCTGCCGCCCGACACCTTCATGGGGCGGCTGTCGCGGTGTGCCATGTGCGACGACTGGAAGCGCATCGTCCTCCTGTCGGCGCTGATCATCATCCTTTTCTGCATCATCCTCTGGCCGGTTCAGTGCGTCCTGAAAACGGGCAACCTCCGGTGCTTCACTCGGACTTACACGATGACCAAGCCGTACATCCCATATCACCCGCCCACCACCATGGCCCCGACAACGACGGCGGCTTC